In Streptococcus gallolyticus subsp. gallolyticus DSM 16831, the sequence AATATGGCAGGTATTTCAATCACTAACGTCAGTGGTTCAAGTACAAAAACAACAACAAGTAGCGTAAGCTATTCTAACTCTAACGATACAACAAAAGCTGTGGAAAAAGTTCAAGACGCAGTTGTATCTGTTATTAACTACAAATCAGACTCGTCGTCTTCTACAAGTGACCTCTACAATCAAATGTTTGGCAATGATTCAGACAGTAGTAGCGATTCAAGCTCTACAGATGATTTGACTGTTTACAGTGAAGGTTCTGGGGTTATTTACAAAAAAGATGGTGATTCTGCTTATGTCGTCACTAACAATCACGTTATTGATGGGGCCGAACAAATTGAAATCATGCTTGCTGATGGAACAAAAGTTGTTGGTGAGCTAGTCGGAGCAGATACTTATTCAGATATTGCCGTTGTCAAAATTTCTTCTGACAACGTATCTACAGTTGCTGAATTTGCCGATTCTGATAAATTGACTGTCGGTGAAACTGCTATCGCTATTGGTAGCCCACTTGGTACTGAATATGCTAACTCTGTAACACAAGGTATTGTCTCAAGTCTTAGCCGTACAGTAACCATGACAAATGATGATGGTGAAACTATCTCAACAAATGCTATCCAAACGGATGCAGCGATTAACCCAGGTAACTCTGGTGGTGCTTTAATTAACATTGAAGGACAAGTTATCGGTATCAATTCAAGTAAGATTTCATCTACATCAAGTTCTGGTGAATCTGTCGAAGGTATGGGATTTGCCATTCCATCTAACGATGTTGTATCCATTATTAACCAATTGGAAGAAAATGGGCAAGTTATCCGTCCAGCACTTGGTATTTCAATGGTAAACTTGAGCGACCTTTCAACAAATGCAATTGCTCAACTTAACATTCCAACAAGTGTAACAAGCGGTGTCGTTGTGGCGGCTGTTCAATCTGGTATGCCAGCTGAAGGTAATCTCGAACAATATGATGTCATCACAGCTATTGACGACCAAGAAGTAACATCTACTTCAGA encodes:
- a CDS encoding S1C family serine protease, giving the protein MKKIKLPNLPKLPKFNYKNWLKPLGVILVGFIAGIAGTILVLNMAGISITNVSGSSTKTTTSSVSYSNSNDTTKAVEKVQDAVVSVINYKSDSSSSTSDLYNQMFGNDSDSSSDSSSTDDLTVYSEGSGVIYKKDGDSAYVVTNNHVIDGAEQIEIMLADGTKVVGELVGADTYSDIAVVKISSDNVSTVAEFADSDKLTVGETAIAIGSPLGTEYANSVTQGIVSSLSRTVTMTNDDGETISTNAIQTDAAINPGNSGGALINIEGQVIGINSSKISSTSSSGESVEGMGFAIPSNDVVSIINQLEENGQVIRPALGISMVNLSDLSTNAIAQLNIPTSVTSGVVVAAVQSGMPAEGNLEQYDVITAIDDQEVTSTSDLQSILYTHSVGDSVKVTFYRGTDKKTATIELTKTTQDLSSSN